The genomic window GAGGATTAGTGGAACTGAAATCAGTGCAGCTGTGACTTTTTAGCAATTCTCCATCCTTTGGCATGAGAAAATTCTCTTATTTCCCAGAAATTTGGCACGGCTCTTTCCCTGGCCCCCTTGCTAGCTGCTGTCTTTGGCACCAGGGCTAGGGTGGAAAGGTAGACAGAGTGGAATCGAACACCTAACAAAATACACAAAGATATCACTCTGAGAGGTCTTATGTAATCAGTCCCTTCCACCTGGCTTTCCTCTTCAGCCTTAGGGCTCTGACCTaatgaatgaattagaaaaaagcaTAGGAGATagaagacttgcattcaaattctgtctccaaAACTTAACTACCATATGAGACCCTGAACCACAGAAAAACTTCTTTGAGCCACAGCGttgttatttatataaatgttacatAAAGCATTTATTTCACTACGCTAGAaaacctataaaatgagagtaggACAAAGTCTCTCTAGTCCCAAATCCTTATGTCTATCTAATGAACCTTAGGAATGATTCAATCTTGTTCAGCCCGTATGAGTATTTAACCTTAGAACTGTTGCCCCTCAACTCAAGAGAACTTAGAAATGGGCCAGAGCACCCCCAAAACAGTTAATAGTATCACAGGTTTCCCTAATTCTCTGAACCTGGATTGTTGATATGAAGGGAATATGGAGAGAGGTGCATACCCTCATCCCTTGACAAGAGGGGTTCCTGAATTGGCATTGTCAAAGAAGAGTTAGTGGGTTTGAAATTACAGGACTTGAAATCAGGCCTGGCTTCCTGGAAACAGTAGTTGCCCAGAGGGACCCAACTGTGTATTGGGCTCTTATCAGAGGAAAGAACTGATTgggtcaacttttttttttattttttttttagtttttgcaaggcaatggggttaaatggcttgcccaaggccacatggctaggcaattattaagtgtctgagttcacatttgaactcaggtactcctgactccgaggccagtgctctatccactgcaacacctagccgccccgggtcAACTTTTTCTTCCCCCATCTAAGACTGGGCGAAGTGCTGGAGGAGCAGCCCCAGACCACTTTCCCCCCAGAGAGCTTCCTTTTCCTACCAAgatggcaaatgaaggccagagGGAGTGGAGGGGCAGACTGCTTGGGCCAATATATATGTTAAAGTCCTAAGATCTCTGACACTTCCCAAAGCTATTCAGGCTCCCATTTTTCTGACTTCACCTTTAACCAAGATTCAACTCCTTCAATATTAGTAAGTCCTGATGGAGACAAATTTCCATTGCTCAACCTCTATCtaagatttttctcatttgtggTAGCCTCCAACAATAGCAACTCCTCCATGAGGTCTAAGTTACATCCCTCTTGCTTCTTtctgttgatttaaaaaaaatgcaatgaagTGAAGTACAGCCACTTTCCATGGACATGGGTTTTATTAGCCTCCTGTTGCTGGAGGAAGGCAGAAGGGAAGGAAACTGGATGGGAACATATCCTTTGTCCTGAATTTAGTGCACATGGCCTGTAGTTAGGGGGTCAGAGAAAACAGCAGCAGAAGCAAATGAGGGGGTGGGAGATGGAGGTGAGGGTGGCTCCAGGACCACCAGGGGCATGATATGAAGACTGGGGGAGGTGCAGGAAGGTTATCTTCTCCCAAGGATCTGGCCACTCCTCATCCCCCTCACTTTCATGTGTGTTTATATTCTATGGACATGCTTGTACCCATGCACACCTGCCTCTGGGCTCACCCTTAGGGCTCCATGTAGCATGGACCCTGATCATATAATCATCAGGGACCTTCCAGCCTCCCCAGAGTTTATGAGTAAGTGACATCAAGGGAAGGTAGAAGGTTTTGGGTGTTAAAgtcccacccacccatccatccccATCCCTGAGCCAGGTTAAACTAGATTATCAGGATGAGTCCTAGGGAGGTATAATGGGTGATCTTGACCCCCTCCCCAGAACTCCCCCTCAGGCTCAGCTGGGTGACTGGGCTTCCCTCTCAGATCCCCTCACATGACACTGCAGCTCTTGGCTCGGTCCTTTCGAATCTCAGCCTCGGCCCCCTTGTCCGGCCTCCCAGGCAGCTGAGCTGACCTTTGGGTTGACCTCTGTAGGCCTCTCCTGGAATCACTTCGACGAAGCTGCCTGTGGCCACGTCCAAGGGAGGCCACGGTGGCCACATGGAAGACATCTCGGACACTGCGCTCAGATGACCGGGATGAGCATTCCACATAAGACACAGCCCCCACCTGCCGGGCAAGGACGCTACCCTGTGATGGAGGGGAGCACAGAAGGAATAATAACATTGAAGGGTGAGCAACCCCCCCAAAATGATTTCACTCTGACACTGCCCAGCCCACTGCACTGGGTGGGGGGGATAGAGAGCCACTGAGGGGACTTGGGAATGAGATGATGGTCAGATCAGGAAAGGGTCAAAGGTTAAGCTGGTCAGAGTTAGGGGATCAAAGGTGGGACTGGGTCAGAGAGCAGGGGCAAGGATTAGGGCCTCACCTGCTCATGGGTGACAGGGATGAGCCGCTGTTTGGAGAGCTCCCTCAGCGTGGCTAGGTCTGTCCTCATGTCCAGTTTACAGCCGACCAGAACAACCTTAGCATTGGGACAGAACTCCTGGGTCTCCCCTTGCCACTGGTAGAGGAAAGAATAGtttattttgggggaaggggtgggaagcaAGGGGAGGGAGCTTCCCCCATCACTGGAAAGACTTCACAAGTTATGGATCACTGTgcctattctacatttgaaggcaGAGAGGAACAGAGATACACAGGTAATGGGAGCAAGAGCCGTGGGAAACTTCTTAGAAGAATGTGAGAATGAAGGAGTCAAGATGGAGGGAAAGGCTTCCAAACTTGGGGCTTCTAACTCTTCTTCCCTCAGGGGAGGGGCTGACCTCTGCCAGGGTTAAGGAGCTCCGGCTTTCCCAAACTTTCCCTGGGAACTGACTTATCAGACAGCTgcgccctcctcctcctcctctgggaACCCAGCAGGCCAAGAGCCCACTTCTCTCTATTCACCACAAACTTTTCTCATGGAAATCAGGTCCTGGGGAGAGGCAGCTGGGGAGTAGGGCTTCCCCGGCCCCACCCCCTAAACTCAGGGAGCTCCCAAACTCCCACAGAAAATAGACTGGGGCTGGGGGTAGGAGGGTGGGCAAGAACCAAGGGGGCACTCTAGTTTAATTTCAGGGAAGGAGCCGAAAATCTCTGGACACAACTGGCTAGGCTAGATAACTCAGAAGTTATATCTCAGTTCCCAGAGCAAAGATGGGGCCACCCAAGTATCCTTATGAGCCAGCACACTCAGGTCTCCTGAGGAAGAGAACCCACAACAGTTCCCACCTTCTTGAGCACGCTGTCAAGGGTCTCTGGCCTGCTGATATCAAAGCAGATAAGGACAGCATCAGAGTCTGGGTAGGCCAGTGGTCGTACATTATCATAATAGGAGGAACCTATGGAGAGGGAGAAACAAGGGGTCCAGAGTTGGTAGGAGGAGGCAGGGGGAGACTGGTTAGCCAGGGAATGGGCATTGGGAccaaagtagaagaaaaggagaagagagctCCCCTTCACTTCTTCCCAAGTCCCCTGTTGCAACACAAATACGGAGGATGGGAAAGGATCAAAGATCAATAAGTAATAATGCCAAACAGCCCTTGAATTGTCCTTCATGGATCCTGGAGGGTAGGAAGAGGCCATGAAGGGAGTTAAGTAAGGAAGTTAGAGTCCAATAAGAACTTCCCAATGTTTATAGGATAATCTGTGTATAGGATATCTGGACTATCTAGGACTATCTGGACTATCTAATCAAGAGACATTTCCAAGCTTGATCTCATCTCATAAAAAAagatggcaaaaaataaaaaagcacccCCTTCCCTTAAGTTTCACAAACATGTACCCCAGACATCTCGCATCTTCTTGGGCATGGGCTCACCTCAAGTCTGAACGGTTCCTCCCTATACctcctgactcagtttcccctttgGATGGATAAAATCCAATCCTATGTAGACCTTCTTCCTTGAGGTTTTATGAAGGAATGAGTGGAAAGAGCAGGgaggtgtgtgtgtttgtgcgtctgtgtctgtgtatgtctgCCTGTGTGTATGGGAGTGTGTGTCTGTATGACTGTCGTCtgtgtcgtgtgtgtgtgtgtgtgtgtgcgcgcgtgtgtgccCGCGCCCTGCCTCTGGGGTCTCGGGCCGGCCGCGTGGGGGTCCGCCGCGGGGCAGGTACCTGAGGTGTCCCACATGTTGAGCTCTATGCGGCGCTTGTCGATCTCGAAGCTGGCCGTGTAGTTCTCGAACACGGTGGGGACGTAGCTCTGCGGGCGGAGACACGGGTCACTGAGGCCCCCGCCTCGGCCCGGGCCCCCCACCCCAAGGGGATCCGGACACAGAACCGCCGGGGGTCGGGGGGGGATGCAGCCCTGGCCGCCCCCCCGCGGCCCCGATGCCTCGCTGCCACTGCCCCGGGCCCCCGGGCCCCGatgccccggccccggccccggccccggtcccggccccggcccggccccggccccgaccccggccccggccccggccccggcccctcaCCCCGGGGTAGGCGTCCTTGGCGAACACCTGCAGCAGCGCCGTCTTGCCGCACTCCGCGTCCCCCACCACCACGATCTTGCAGCGGCCGCTCTGCCCCTCCATGGTGCGCGCCGCgcgcccccccggccccccgcccgGGCCCCGCCTCAGCCGCTCCGGCCGCCGCCGCCGACACCGGCATCTCCCGGGCCCGCGCCGAGCCCCCGCCCCGGGcggccgccccccggccccgcccccgccccgccccccggcccggcgcaacggggcggggccggggccgcagATTGGCGGCCGGGTGGGCGGGGCTTGCTGGGGAGGTGCTTCCCGGGGGCGGGGGACAGGGAGGCCGGGACCCCGGAGAAGTTTTCTTGGGGGGCAGCCGCCCGTGGATCAAGCGCCCTCCCCGGACCAAACGCGCGCACTCAGGTGCGCACGCAACAGCCCCGCTCCGGGACCTGCGGggccgtgggggggggggggccggcaTTCCCGCCCCGGGAGGAGATCCTGGAGAAAAGCACGGAAGGCTCCGGAGCTGGGGGATGGGCCGTGGGCTCGGTGACATCACGGACAGCTCCTCGGCGGCGGGGCCGGGAGGTGGGGTCGTAGGGGGGAGTAGTGTTGACTGCACCGCGAGGCTCCCGCAGCCGGCTCAGCTGGAAAAGTCTGGAGAGCATCGCCCTCTGGTGATGAACTTGAGGAGCGGAAAGAAGAGAAATCGCGTGTGGG from Macrotis lagotis isolate mMagLag1 chromosome 2, bilby.v1.9.chrom.fasta, whole genome shotgun sequence includes these protein-coding regions:
- the RND2 gene encoding rho-related GTP-binding protein RhoN, producing MEGQSGRCKIVVVGDAECGKTALLQVFAKDAYPGSYVPTVFENYTASFEIDKRRIELNMWDTSGSSYYDNVRPLAYPDSDAVLICFDISRPETLDSVLKKWQGETQEFCPNAKVVLVGCKLDMRTDLATLRELSKQRLIPVTHEQGSVLARQVGAVSYVECSSRSSERSVRDVFHVATVASLGRGHRQLRRSDSRRGLQRSTQRSAQLPGRPDKGAEAEIRKDRAKSCSVM